The Brevibacillus brevis genome contains a region encoding:
- the rpsJ gene encoding 30S ribosomal protein S10: MAKQKIRIRLKAYDHKILDQSAEKIVDTAKRSGANVSGPIPLPTEKAVYTILRAVHKYKDSREQFEMRTHKRLIDILNPTPQTVDALMRLDLPSGVDIEIKL, encoded by the coding sequence ATGGCAAAGCAAAAGATTCGTATTCGTTTGAAGGCGTATGATCACAAAATCCTGGATCAGTCCGCAGAAAAAATTGTGGACACTGCGAAGCGTTCCGGTGCTAACGTATCCGGTCCAATTCCACTCCCTACGGAGAAAGCAGTTTACACGATCCTGCGTGCGGTTCATAAGTACAAAGATTCTCGTGAGCAATTCGAGATGCGTACACACAAACGTTTGATCGACATCTTGAACCCAACACCACAAACAGTAGATGCTTTGATGCGTCTGGATCTGCCATCTGGTGTGGATATCGAGATTAAACTGTAA
- the tuf gene encoding elongation factor Tu, with translation MAKEKFERNKPHVNIGTIGHVDHGKTTLTAAITTVLAQQGKAKAMNYAAIDAAPEEKERGITINTAHVEYETENRHYAHVDCPGHADYVKNMITGAAQMDGAILVVSAADGPMPQTREHILLSKQVGVPYIVVFMNKCDMVDDEELLELVEMEIRDLLSQYEFPGDDTPVIKGSAKEALDNPTGEWAKKIAELMDAVDTYIPTPERATDKPFLMPVEDVFTITGRGTVATGRVERGIVKVGDQVEIIGLAEETKATTVTGVEMFRKLLDQAQAGDNIGALLRGVDRNDIERGQCLAKPGSVKPYTKFKAEVYVLSKEEGGRHTPFFANYRPQFYFRTTDVTGIIQLPEGVEMIMPGDNTEFTVELIAPVAMEQGTRFAIREGGRTVGAGVVASIDA, from the coding sequence ATGGCAAAAGAAAAGTTTGAGCGTAATAAACCACACGTTAACATCGGTACTATCGGTCACGTTGACCATGGTAAAACTACCCTGACTGCTGCTATTACAACTGTATTGGCACAACAAGGTAAAGCAAAAGCTATGAACTACGCTGCAATTGACGCTGCTCCAGAAGAAAAAGAGCGTGGTATCACAATCAACACTGCTCACGTTGAGTACGAAACTGAAAACCGTCACTATGCTCACGTTGACTGCCCTGGTCACGCTGACTACGTGAAAAACATGATTACTGGTGCTGCTCAAATGGACGGCGCTATCCTGGTTGTATCCGCAGCTGATGGCCCAATGCCACAAACTCGCGAGCACATCCTGCTCTCCAAGCAAGTAGGCGTACCTTACATCGTAGTATTCATGAACAAATGCGACATGGTAGACGATGAAGAGTTGTTGGAACTGGTTGAAATGGAAATCCGTGACCTGTTGTCTCAATATGAGTTCCCAGGTGACGACACTCCAGTAATCAAAGGTTCTGCTAAAGAAGCTTTGGACAACCCAACTGGCGAGTGGGCTAAGAAAATCGCTGAACTGATGGATGCTGTTGACACTTACATCCCAACTCCTGAGCGTGCAACTGACAAGCCTTTCCTGATGCCTGTAGAGGACGTGTTCACGATCACTGGTCGTGGTACTGTTGCTACTGGTCGTGTAGAGCGCGGTATCGTTAAAGTTGGTGACCAAGTAGAAATCATTGGTCTGGCTGAAGAAACAAAAGCTACAACTGTAACTGGTGTTGAGATGTTCCGCAAATTGCTGGATCAAGCTCAAGCTGGTGACAACATCGGTGCTCTGCTGCGCGGTGTAGACCGTAACGACATCGAGCGTGGACAATGCTTGGCGAAACCAGGTTCCGTTAAGCCTTACACTAAGTTCAAAGCAGAAGTTTACGTTCTGTCCAAAGAAGAGGGCGGACGTCACACTCCTTTCTTTGCTAACTACCGTCCACAATTCTACTTCCGTACAACTGACGTAACAGGTATCATCCAACTGCCAGAAGGCGTTGAAATGATCATGCCTGGCGACAACACTGAGTTCACTGTAGAACTGATCGCTCCAGTAGCGATGGAACAAGGTACTCGCTTCGCGATCCGCGAAGGTGGCCGTACAGTAGGCGCTGGCGTTGTAGCTTCTATCGACGCGTAA
- the rplV gene encoding 50S ribosomal protein L22 yields MEAKAVARNIRIASRKVRLVVDLIRGKQVGEALAILKHTPKAASPVVEKLLKSAIANAEHNYEMDPNSLVVGKIFVDQGPTLKRFRPRAMGRASRIHKRTSHITVVLNEK; encoded by the coding sequence ATGGAAGCAAAAGCAGTTGCACGCAATATTCGCATCGCGTCTCGTAAAGTCCGCCTGGTGGTAGACTTGATCAGAGGCAAGCAAGTAGGTGAAGCTTTGGCGATCTTGAAACACACGCCAAAGGCAGCTTCTCCAGTTGTTGAAAAACTCCTGAAGTCGGCTATTGCAAACGCTGAGCACAACTATGAGATGGATCCAAACAGCCTCGTAGTGGGCAAAATCTTCGTAGACCAAGGTCCTACGTTGAAGCGTTTCCGTCCGCGCGCTATGGGTCGCGCTAGCCGCATCCATAAACGCACGAGCCACATCACAGTGGTACTAAACGAGAAATAA
- the rplB gene encoding 50S ribosomal protein L2 — translation MGIKKFKPTSPGRRQMTVSTFEEITTSTPEKSLLAPLSKKAGRNNQGRITVRHQGGGHKRKYRIIDFKRNKDGIIGRVATIEYDPNRSANIALINYADGEKRYIIAPHNLKVGDQIVSGADADIKIGNALPMEKIPVGTTIHNIELKPGKGGQLVRAAGTSAQLLGRDGEFVIVRLSSGETRRIHNVCRATIGQVGNLDHELLNIGKAGRSRWLGIRPTVRGSVMNPNDHPHGGGEGRAPIGRKAPVTPWGKPTLGLKTRKKKNKSDQYIIRRRKK, via the coding sequence ATGGGTATCAAAAAGTTTAAACCGACTTCTCCTGGTCGTCGCCAAATGACGGTTTCTACTTTCGAGGAGATCACCACGTCGACTCCCGAAAAATCCTTGTTGGCGCCTCTCAGCAAAAAAGCTGGTCGCAACAACCAAGGTAGAATTACCGTTCGTCATCAAGGTGGCGGTCATAAACGTAAATACCGTATTATCGACTTCAAACGTAACAAAGATGGTATCATTGGTCGCGTAGCAACCATTGAATACGATCCAAACCGTTCCGCTAACATCGCGCTGATCAACTATGCAGACGGTGAAAAGCGTTACATTATCGCTCCACACAACCTGAAAGTGGGCGACCAGATCGTATCCGGAGCAGATGCCGACATCAAAATCGGTAACGCACTGCCAATGGAGAAAATCCCGGTAGGTACTACCATCCACAACATCGAGCTGAAACCTGGTAAAGGCGGCCAATTGGTGCGCGCTGCTGGTACTTCCGCTCAATTGCTTGGTCGTGATGGTGAGTTCGTAATCGTTCGCCTGTCTTCCGGTGAAACACGCCGCATTCACAACGTATGCCGCGCTACTATCGGTCAAGTAGGTAACCTGGATCACGAACTGCTGAACATCGGTAAAGCAGGACGTTCCCGCTGGTTGGGTATCCGTCCAACTGTTCGCGGTAGCGTAATGAACCCGAACGATCACCCACACGGTGGTGGTGAAGGTCGCGCTCCAATCGGTCGTAAAGCACCTGTTACTCCTTGGGGTAAACCAACCCTGGGTCTCAAGACTCGCAAGAAGAAGAACAAGTCCGACCAATACATCATCCGCCGCCGCAAGAAGTAA
- the fusA gene encoding elongation factor G, whose translation MAREFSLPNTRNIGIMAHIDAGKTTTTERILFYTGRVHKIGEVHEGAATMDWMEQEQERGITITSAATTAQWAGHRINIIDTPGHVDFTVEVERSLRVLDGAVTVFDAKGGVEPQTETVWRQADRYGVPRMCYINKMDILGANFDMCLGQIKSRLGANPVAIQYPIGAEDQFKGMVDLIEMKAIVYTDDLGKTSDSAEIPADILARCEELRMAMVEAAAEQDEELMMKYLEGEELTNEEIRAALRKGTIECKLTPVMCGSSYRNKGVQPMLDNVVAYLPSPVDIPAIKGTLPDTDEEVDRPADDNGPFSALAFKIMTDPYVGRLTFFRVYSGVLNSGSYVLNSTKGKRERVGRILQMHANHREEIQTVYSGDIAAAVGLKDTTTGDTLCDEKAPVILESMEFPEPVISVAIEPKSKADQDKMGIGLSKLAEEDPTFRTRTDEETGQTIISGMGELHLEIIVDRLKREFKVESNVGAPQVAYRETFRNPAKVEGKFVRQSGGRGQYGHVWVEFAPLEPGQGFQFENKIVGGVVPREYIPAVQAGIEESMKNGVIAGFPLVDIKATIVDGSYHDVDSSEMAFKVAGSLALKEAAKKCGAVLLEPIMKVEVTMPEEYMGDVMGDLNSRRGRIEGMEARANAQVIRAMVPLSEMFGYSTVLRSRTQGRGVYSMVIDHYEEVPKFIAEEIIKKSKGE comes from the coding sequence ATGGCTCGCGAGTTCTCTTTGCCGAATACGCGTAATATCGGTATCATGGCTCACATCGATGCTGGTAAGACGACGACTACTGAGCGTATTCTGTTCTACACTGGTCGTGTTCACAAAATTGGTGAGGTGCACGAAGGTGCAGCTACAATGGACTGGATGGAACAAGAGCAAGAGCGCGGTATTACCATTACTTCGGCTGCTACTACTGCTCAATGGGCTGGTCATCGTATCAACATCATTGATACACCAGGTCACGTAGACTTCACTGTAGAAGTTGAGCGCTCCCTGCGCGTTCTTGACGGTGCTGTAACCGTTTTTGACGCAAAAGGTGGCGTTGAGCCGCAAACCGAAACAGTATGGCGCCAAGCTGACCGCTATGGCGTACCGCGCATGTGCTACATCAACAAAATGGATATCTTGGGTGCTAACTTCGATATGTGCTTGGGTCAGATCAAATCTCGCCTGGGTGCAAATCCAGTAGCTATCCAATATCCAATCGGTGCAGAAGATCAATTCAAAGGTATGGTTGACCTGATTGAAATGAAGGCAATCGTATATACTGATGACTTGGGTAAAACTTCTGACTCCGCTGAAATTCCTGCTGACATTCTGGCACGTTGCGAAGAACTTCGCATGGCTATGGTTGAAGCAGCTGCTGAACAAGACGAAGAGCTCATGATGAAGTACTTGGAAGGCGAAGAGCTGACCAACGAAGAAATCCGTGCTGCTCTGCGTAAGGGTACTATCGAGTGCAAACTGACGCCGGTAATGTGCGGTTCTTCTTACCGTAACAAAGGTGTTCAGCCTATGCTGGACAACGTTGTAGCTTACCTGCCGTCCCCGGTAGATATCCCTGCAATCAAAGGTACATTGCCAGATACTGATGAAGAAGTAGATCGTCCAGCTGATGATAACGGTCCGTTCTCTGCTCTTGCGTTCAAGATCATGACTGACCCTTATGTAGGCCGTCTGACATTCTTCCGTGTATACTCCGGTGTACTGAACTCCGGTTCTTATGTGCTCAACTCTACTAAAGGTAAGCGTGAGCGTGTAGGCCGTATCCTGCAAATGCACGCAAACCACCGTGAAGAAATCCAAACGGTTTACTCCGGTGACATTGCTGCTGCAGTAGGTTTGAAAGATACAACAACTGGTGACACTCTGTGTGATGAAAAGGCTCCTGTTATCCTCGAGTCTATGGAATTCCCAGAGCCAGTTATCTCTGTTGCGATCGAACCAAAATCCAAAGCAGACCAAGACAAGATGGGTATCGGCCTGTCCAAGCTGGCTGAAGAGGATCCAACGTTCAGAACACGCACAGACGAAGAGACTGGTCAAACAATCATCTCCGGTATGGGTGAGCTTCACCTGGAGATCATCGTTGACCGTCTGAAACGCGAATTTAAAGTTGAGTCGAACGTAGGTGCTCCACAGGTTGCTTACCGTGAAACATTCCGTAACCCAGCTAAAGTGGAAGGTAAATTCGTTCGTCAGTCCGGTGGTCGTGGTCAATACGGTCACGTTTGGGTGGAGTTCGCTCCTCTCGAGCCGGGTCAAGGCTTCCAATTCGAAAACAAAATCGTTGGTGGTGTAGTACCACGCGAATACATCCCTGCTGTTCAAGCGGGTATCGAAGAATCGATGAAAAATGGTGTTATCGCCGGCTTCCCGCTGGTTGATATCAAAGCTACTATCGTAGACGGTAGCTACCATGATGTCGACTCCTCCGAGATGGCATTTAAAGTAGCAGGTTCCCTCGCATTGAAGGAAGCTGCGAAAAAATGTGGCGCTGTACTGCTCGAGCCAATCATGAAAGTAGAAGTTACAATGCCTGAAGAGTACATGGGCGACGTAATGGGTGACCTGAACTCCCGCCGCGGTCGTATCGAAGGTATGGAAGCTCGTGCAAATGCACAAGTAATCCGTGCAATGGTACCACTGTCCGAGATGTTCGGATATTCCACAGTTCTGCGTTCCCGTACTCAAGGTCGTGGCGTTTACTCCATGGTGATCGACCACTACGAAGAAGTACCTAAATTTATCGCTGAAGAGATCATCAAGAAATCTAAAGGCGAATAA
- the rpsL gene encoding 30S ribosomal protein S12: protein MPTINQLVRKGREDKVVKSKSPALQKGYNSFKKSQTNQSSPQKRGVCTRVGTMTPKKPNSALRKYARVRLTNGIEVTAYIGGIGHNLQEHSVVLVRGGRVKDLPGVRYHIVRGALDTAGVNNRKQGRSKYGTKRPKPGQAAAKK, encoded by the coding sequence ATGCCTACAATTAACCAATTGGTGCGTAAAGGTCGCGAGGATAAGGTTGTGAAGTCGAAGTCCCCAGCTCTTCAAAAGGGGTACAACAGCTTCAAGAAAAGCCAAACCAACCAAAGCTCTCCTCAAAAACGTGGTGTTTGCACTCGTGTAGGTACCATGACTCCGAAAAAACCGAACTCCGCGTTGCGTAAATACGCTCGTGTGCGTTTGACAAACGGAATCGAGGTAACAGCTTACATCGGTGGTATCGGCCACAACCTGCAAGAGCATAGCGTCGTGCTGGTGCGCGGCGGTCGTGTAAAAGACTTGCCAGGGGTACGCTACCATATCGTTCGTGGTGCTCTTGACACTGCTGGTGTGAACAACCGTAAACAAGGTCGTTCCAAATACGGTACTAAGCGTCCGAAGCCAGGTCAAGCAGCAGCGAAGAAGTAA
- the rplW gene encoding 50S ribosomal protein L23 translates to MKSLHDVLKRPVITERTTDMMAEKKYVFEVPLKANKTEIKQAVEKVFGVKVEAVNTVRVPAKPKRYGKYSGYTSEWKKAIVKLTDDSKELAFYEGV, encoded by the coding sequence ATGAAGAGCCTTCATGATGTCCTTAAACGCCCTGTCATTACCGAGCGCACCACTGATATGATGGCTGAGAAAAAGTACGTTTTCGAAGTACCTCTCAAAGCCAACAAAACAGAAATCAAACAAGCTGTTGAAAAAGTATTTGGCGTAAAAGTAGAAGCAGTTAACACAGTTCGTGTACCTGCGAAACCAAAACGCTACGGAAAATACTCCGGTTACACGTCCGAGTGGAAGAAAGCAATCGTTAAGCTGACTGATGACAGCAAAGAATTGGCCTTCTACGAGGGAGTATAA
- the rplC gene encoding 50S ribosomal protein L3 — MTKGILGKKLGMTQVFGPNGTATAVTVIEVGSNVVLQKKDVENDGYEAIQIGFEDKKEQRANKPEKGHAAKANTAPKRFIREIRGVNLADYEVGQELKADIFAEGEMVDVAGVSKGKGFQGAIKRHNQSRGPMAHGSRYHRGPGSMGAVAPNRVFKGQTLPGQMGGDNVTIQNLEVIKVDTERNLVLVKGSVPGPKNSCVLVSTAVKKN; from the coding sequence ATGACCAAAGGAATCTTAGGGAAAAAACTTGGCATGACTCAAGTTTTTGGTCCAAACGGAACAGCGACTGCTGTAACGGTCATCGAAGTTGGTTCTAACGTAGTTCTTCAGAAGAAAGACGTTGAGAACGACGGTTATGAAGCGATTCAAATCGGCTTCGAAGACAAAAAAGAACAGCGCGCTAACAAGCCGGAAAAAGGACATGCAGCGAAAGCTAACACTGCTCCTAAGCGCTTCATTCGCGAAATTCGCGGAGTTAACCTCGCTGATTACGAGGTTGGTCAAGAGTTGAAGGCTGACATTTTTGCCGAGGGAGAAATGGTGGACGTAGCTGGCGTATCCAAGGGTAAAGGTTTCCAAGGTGCGATCAAACGTCACAATCAATCCCGCGGTCCTATGGCTCACGGTTCGCGTTACCACCGCGGTCCAGGTTCCATGGGTGCTGTAGCTCCAAACCGCGTATTTAAAGGTCAAACATTGCCAGGTCAAATGGGTGGCGACAACGTTACTATCCAAAACCTGGAAGTAATTAAAGTAGATACAGAACGCAATCTGGTTCTCGTAAAAGGCTCCGTGCCTGGTCCGAAAAACAGCTGCGTACTGGTATCCACGGCAGTCAAGAAGAACTAG
- the rpsG gene encoding 30S ribosomal protein S7 produces the protein MPRKGPVTRRDVLPDPIHNSKLVTRLINRLMLDGKRGVAQNILYNAFDIIQERTGRNPMEVFEEALKNVMPVLEVKARRVGGANYQVPIEVKPERRTTLGLRWMVNYSRNRGEKTMEQRLANEIMDAANNTGAAVKKREDTHKMAEANKAFAHYRW, from the coding sequence ATGCCTCGTAAAGGTCCTGTAACCCGTCGTGACGTGCTGCCTGATCCTATTCACAACAGCAAGTTGGTTACTCGCTTGATTAACCGCCTGATGTTGGATGGTAAGCGCGGTGTAGCTCAGAACATTCTCTACAACGCATTTGACATCATCCAGGAGCGCACAGGTCGCAACCCGATGGAAGTGTTTGAAGAAGCACTGAAAAACGTAATGCCAGTACTGGAAGTTAAAGCTCGCCGTGTAGGTGGTGCTAACTATCAAGTACCAATCGAAGTAAAACCGGAGCGCCGTACCACTCTTGGTCTGCGTTGGATGGTTAACTACTCCCGTAACCGTGGAGAGAAAACCATGGAACAACGCTTGGCTAACGAGATCATGGACGCTGCTAACAACACCGGTGCAGCAGTTAAAAAGCGTGAAGACACGCACAAGATGGCTGAAGCGAACAAAGCGTTTGCTCACTATCGCTGGTAG
- the rplD gene encoding 50S ribosomal protein L4, whose protein sequence is MPKVALYNQTGSQVGEIDLADSVFGIEPNSAVLYDAIVMQQASQRQGTHDVKNRSEVRGGGRKPWRQKGTGRARQGSIRSPQWKGGGVVFGPTPRKYGYKLNRKVRRLALKSALSTKVQNNELLVLEALNFTAPKTKEMTAVLSSLKVDRKVLIVTSEYDQNVALASRNIPGAKIVDAAGINVLDLVAHDKVIVTKEAVAKVEEVLA, encoded by the coding sequence ATGCCGAAAGTAGCTCTTTATAACCAAACCGGTTCTCAAGTTGGCGAAATCGATCTGGCAGACAGCGTATTTGGGATTGAGCCTAACAGCGCAGTTCTGTACGATGCGATCGTGATGCAACAAGCATCCCAACGCCAAGGTACACATGATGTAAAGAACCGTTCTGAAGTACGTGGTGGTGGCCGCAAGCCATGGCGCCAAAAAGGTACAGGTCGTGCACGCCAAGGTTCCATTCGCTCTCCGCAATGGAAAGGTGGCGGTGTTGTATTCGGTCCAACTCCGCGCAAATACGGTTACAAACTGAACCGTAAAGTTCGTCGTTTGGCTCTGAAATCTGCACTTTCCACGAAAGTACAAAACAACGAACTCCTGGTATTGGAAGCTTTGAACTTCACAGCTCCTAAAACTAAGGAAATGACAGCTGTTCTGAGCAGCTTGAAAGTAGATCGCAAAGTTCTGATCGTTACTTCCGAGTACGACCAAAACGTAGCGCTCGCTTCCCGTAATATCCCAGGTGCAAAAATCGTAGATGCTGCAGGCATTAACGTTCTTGATCTGGTAGCGCATGACAAAGTAATCGTGACGAAAGAAGCGGTTGCGAAAGTAGAGGAGGTGCTCGCATAA
- the rpmC gene encoding 50S ribosomal protein L29: protein MKANEYRNLTTAEIEQNVTSLKEELFNLRFQLATGQLETTSRIKQVRKDIARAKTVLRQRELGIG from the coding sequence ATGAAGGCTAATGAGTACCGTAATTTGACCACTGCCGAGATCGAACAAAACGTTACTTCTTTGAAAGAAGAGTTGTTCAACCTTCGTTTCCAGCTGGCTACGGGTCAACTCGAAACCACATCTCGTATCAAACAAGTGCGTAAGGATATTGCTCGTGCGAAAACCGTCCTGCGCCAGAGAGAATTGGGAATCGGCTAA
- a CDS encoding globin domain-containing protein translates to MSDLNQPPYEIIGGADTLARLVDTFYDLVKQHPDITDLFPEDLTHVKERQYQFLTQFLGGPSLYSDAHGHPMLRARHMPFPIGPIQAEAWLSCMDKAMDLTGLEGEIREQIFDRLRLTAHHMVNKWDQ, encoded by the coding sequence ATGTCTGATTTGAATCAACCCCCTTATGAAATCATTGGCGGTGCAGATACCTTGGCCCGTCTTGTCGATACCTTTTACGATCTGGTTAAGCAGCATCCCGACATTACTGACCTCTTCCCTGAAGATTTAACCCACGTGAAGGAACGTCAATATCAGTTTTTGACACAGTTTCTCGGTGGTCCAAGCCTGTATTCGGACGCCCATGGTCATCCGATGCTGCGAGCACGACACATGCCGTTCCCTATTGGACCTATACAGGCAGAGGCTTGGCTCTCTTGTATGGATAAAGCCATGGACCTGACTGGACTGGAAGGCGAAATTCGGGAGCAAATCTTTGATCGCTTGCGTTTAACTGCTCATCATATGGTCAATAAGTGGGATCAATAA
- the rpsC gene encoding 30S ribosomal protein S3 — MGQKVSPVGLRIGVIRDWESKWYADKDFATLLHEDLKIRKYVKGRLKDAAVSTIEIERAANRVNVTIHTAKPGMVIGKGGAEVETLRKSLTELTGKRVHININEIKRPDLDATLVAENIARQLENRISFRRAQKQSITRTLRSGAKGIKTLVSGRLGGADIARSEGYSEGTVPLHTLRADIDYGTAEAHTTYGRIGVKVWIYRGEVLPARKNVATEEGGK; from the coding sequence GTGGGTCAAAAGGTAAGCCCGGTAGGTCTTCGGATCGGTGTCATTCGTGACTGGGAGTCCAAATGGTACGCTGACAAGGACTTCGCAACTCTGTTGCACGAAGACTTGAAAATCCGCAAGTATGTAAAAGGGCGTCTGAAAGATGCTGCTGTATCCACGATCGAAATCGAACGCGCAGCTAATCGCGTGAACGTTACGATTCACACCGCTAAGCCTGGTATGGTAATTGGTAAAGGTGGAGCTGAGGTTGAGACTCTGCGCAAATCTTTGACTGAGCTGACTGGCAAACGCGTTCATATCAATATCAACGAAATCAAACGTCCGGATCTGGATGCTACTCTGGTAGCTGAAAATATTGCACGCCAATTGGAAAACCGCATTTCTTTCCGCCGTGCGCAAAAGCAATCGATCACTCGTACGCTGCGCTCTGGTGCTAAAGGTATCAAAACCTTGGTAAGCGGTCGTCTTGGCGGCGCGGACATCGCACGTTCTGAAGGTTACAGCGAAGGTACTGTTCCACTTCACACATTGCGCGCTGACATCGACTACGGTACTGCTGAAGCACATACCACTTATGGTCGCATCGGTGTTAAAGTGTGGATCTATCGTGGAGAAGTCCTTCCAGCGAGAAAGAACGTCGCTACTGAGGAAGGAGGCAAGTAA
- the rplP gene encoding 50S ribosomal protein L16 — protein MLTPKRVKHRKQHRGKMAGNAKGGTTVAFGEYGLQAMEPSWVTNRQIEAARIAMTRYIKRGGKVWIKIFPDKPVTQKPLEVRMGSGKGSPEKWVAVVKPGKIMFELAGVPEEVAREAMRLAMHKLPIKCKFVKREEVGGDAHEG, from the coding sequence ATGTTGACGCCAAAACGCGTGAAACACCGTAAACAACACCGCGGGAAAATGGCTGGTAACGCAAAAGGCGGTACTACTGTTGCGTTCGGTGAATACGGATTGCAAGCAATGGAGCCATCTTGGGTAACTAACCGTCAGATCGAGGCAGCTCGTATCGCGATGACTCGTTACATCAAACGTGGTGGTAAAGTATGGATTAAAATTTTCCCTGATAAACCAGTAACACAAAAACCGCTCGAAGTCCGCATGGGTTCCGGTAAAGGTTCTCCTGAGAAATGGGTAGCGGTAGTGAAACCAGGCAAGATCATGTTCGAACTTGCTGGTGTTCCTGAAGAAGTCGCTCGCGAAGCTATGCGTCTGGCTATGCACAAACTGCCAATCAAGTGCAAGTTCGTGAAGCGTGAAGAAGTGGGTGGTGACGCACATGAAGGCTAA
- the rpsS gene encoding 30S ribosomal protein S19: MGRSLKKGPFVDDHLMKKVDEQNEKNEKRVIKTWSRRSTIFPEFVGHTFAVYDGRKHVPVYVSEDMVGHKLGEFAPTRTFKGHVDNDKKSKKR; encoded by the coding sequence ATGGGACGTAGCTTAAAAAAGGGTCCTTTCGTGGATGACCACTTGATGAAAAAAGTTGACGAGCAAAATGAAAAGAACGAGAAACGCGTGATCAAAACTTGGTCTCGCCGTTCCACCATCTTCCCTGAGTTCGTAGGACACACGTTTGCAGTTTACGATGGCCGCAAACATGTACCAGTATACGTATCGGAAGACATGGTTGGTCATAAATTGGGTGAATTCGCACCAACTCGTACCTTCAAGGGTCACGTCGACAACGACAAGAAGTCCAAGAAGCGCTAA
- a CDS encoding DMT family transporter yields the protein MKNNERLLFLMLAGVVTLWGLNVVMVKYLTTFPPLYVAAIRMTVGGICLSPLIFLYRKSLRFSKTDWFLLAGVGASSIALHQITLAAGVQYTTAGNASLILGLNPLATALLAMLFLGEGMSLKKGLGIGMGFAGVLIVVISQHGGLHMNGWGDAIMFFSMLMYVTGGLLIRKLVVRGVPVLLITALSQMFGVIFLWGVALTVQPASYYLSLDVSPFQWLVIFASGALSTALGSIGWNYGIRQLGASRTAVFLNGMPMASLVFAAIFLGESLQLVHLLALCMIVGGVYLGSRSLVRPKATSAAAAATSDITTKA from the coding sequence ATGAAAAATAATGAGCGATTATTGTTTCTTATGCTTGCGGGTGTTGTCACGCTGTGGGGCTTGAACGTCGTCATGGTCAAGTATTTAACAACGTTTCCTCCATTATATGTCGCGGCCATACGCATGACTGTCGGTGGAATATGTTTATCGCCACTCATCTTCTTATACCGAAAGAGTTTGCGATTTAGCAAAACAGATTGGTTCTTGTTGGCCGGAGTCGGTGCTAGTTCTATCGCGCTTCATCAAATAACGCTTGCAGCCGGTGTTCAATACACGACGGCAGGAAATGCATCGCTTATTCTTGGATTAAATCCGTTGGCAACGGCACTCTTGGCAATGCTTTTCTTAGGGGAAGGCATGTCGTTGAAAAAAGGGCTTGGCATTGGAATGGGTTTTGCGGGAGTGTTGATTGTCGTCATCTCTCAGCACGGCGGCCTTCATATGAATGGCTGGGGAGATGCTATTATGTTTTTCTCCATGCTTATGTATGTAACGGGGGGTTTACTCATACGGAAATTGGTCGTAAGAGGTGTACCGGTACTCTTAATTACGGCTTTATCGCAAATGTTTGGGGTCATCTTCTTGTGGGGAGTCGCATTGACTGTCCAACCAGCTTCCTATTATCTCTCTTTGGACGTTTCTCCCTTCCAGTGGCTTGTGATTTTTGCTTCAGGTGCGCTATCAACTGCGCTCGGCTCGATCGGTTGGAATTATGGGATACGCCAGCTGGGAGCGAGTCGAACGGCTGTTTTCCTAAATGGAATGCCAATGGCCAGTTTGGTATTTGCGGCGATATTCCTGGGAGAAAGCCTTCAACTTGTACACTTACTAGCATTGTGTATGATCGTAGGCGGTGTATACTTGGGATCGCGTAGCTTGGTGAGACCGAAAGCTACAAGTGCGGCAGCGGCAGCAACCTCTGATATAACAACAAAAGCGTAG